The following proteins are encoded in a genomic region of Thiomicrospira sp. R3:
- a CDS encoding iron ABC transporter permease has protein sequence MRLIKCAPCGLSVLLVVMLLMAVVSMTIGAIQIGWLDVVLSLFGWSENPQWVWVVQEIRLPRVILGVLVGAGLAVAGASMQGLFRNPLADPGLVGVSTGAALAAVSVIVLGSTYLAGWTAMTGYYAVPIAAFLGGLAVTWLIYQIATKDGRTDVALMLLAGIAINAIAGAATGVLTYYSTDEALRSLTFWTMGSLASATWTDVLVSGVPILLALVLLPYFALTLNAFLMGERVSEHMGFNVKLAKRAIIVLTALSVGAAVAVSGVIGFVGLVAPHLVRLLLGPDHRWVLPGSALMGAILVILSDSIARIIVAPAELPIGLVMAAIGGPFFLALLLQRRNRVGF, from the coding sequence GTGAGATTGATTAAGTGTGCACCTTGTGGTTTGTCGGTTTTGTTGGTGGTGATGCTGCTGATGGCGGTGGTGTCGATGACGATTGGCGCGATACAAATTGGCTGGTTGGATGTGGTGTTGTCCTTGTTTGGATGGTCAGAAAATCCGCAGTGGGTTTGGGTGGTGCAAGAGATACGCTTGCCTCGTGTGATTTTAGGTGTGTTGGTCGGCGCAGGCCTGGCGGTAGCAGGGGCGTCGATGCAAGGTCTGTTTCGCAATCCTTTGGCTGACCCAGGCCTGGTGGGCGTTTCAACCGGCGCGGCTTTAGCGGCGGTATCGGTGATCGTGTTGGGTTCTACTTATTTAGCTGGCTGGACGGCGATGACCGGTTATTATGCGGTGCCGATTGCGGCGTTTTTAGGTGGCTTAGCGGTGACTTGGTTGATTTACCAAATTGCCACCAAGGATGGTCGTACCGATGTCGCGCTGATGTTATTAGCGGGGATAGCGATTAATGCGATTGCTGGTGCGGCGACCGGGGTGTTGACCTATTATTCAACCGATGAAGCCTTGCGCAGCCTGACCTTTTGGACAATGGGTTCGTTGGCGAGCGCAACCTGGACAGATGTGTTGGTGTCGGGGGTGCCGATTTTATTAGCCCTAGTCTTGTTACCCTATTTTGCCTTAACCCTGAACGCATTTTTAATGGGTGAGCGGGTGAGTGAGCATATGGGGTTTAATGTCAAGCTCGCCAAACGTGCGATTATTGTACTGACGGCTTTGAGTGTTGGCGCGGCGGTGGCCGTTAGTGGGGTGATTGGGTTTGTTGGGCTGGTAGCGCCGCATTTAGTGCGTTTGCTGCTCGGACCGGATCATCGTTGGGTGTTGCCAGGCAGCGCGTTAATGGGGGCGATTTTAGTGATTTTATCAGACTCAATTGCGCGAATTATTGTCGCTCCTGCTGAGCTGCCCATCGGACTGGTGATGGCGGCGATTGGCGGGCCGTTCTTCTTGGCCTTGTTATTGCAGCGCCGTAATCGTGTTGGTTTTTAA
- a CDS encoding ABC transporter substrate-binding protein, with the protein MLRIKKRRVHNHTPMGIKAWLVLAGFLGLVLLMGFGHKAKAAERIVTIDGSVTEIVFALGFGDQVVGRDITSRYPQAVNDLPDVGYMRQLTVEGVLSLAPTLIIATSDAKPSKTLERLQASGVRVEIIENTPTLEGILFKVERIAAVLGVPEKGAQLNLTIKHDFEQALAQIEQQQAGLLAKPQGIFVLSVRNGNLSVAGQGSRANELLKMIGVNNPVEMQIHNYQLLSAEAAININPDFIFMLEQGVSMSGGQQAVLNNPVLKHTRAFEQQRLIIMPNDALSFGPRLGQMVTQVFQQWQQESMMTPTANKNFIQRVNHQPEG; encoded by the coding sequence ATGTTGCGTATTAAAAAACGGCGTGTTCACAACCATACCCCCATGGGCATAAAGGCCTGGTTGGTTTTAGCGGGGTTTTTGGGTTTGGTTTTGCTGATGGGGTTTGGGCATAAAGCCAAAGCTGCTGAACGTATTGTGACGATTGATGGTTCGGTGACAGAAATCGTGTTTGCGCTGGGTTTTGGAGATCAGGTAGTGGGGCGCGATATTACCAGCCGTTATCCGCAAGCCGTGAATGATTTGCCGGATGTCGGTTATATGCGCCAATTAACCGTGGAGGGAGTGTTGTCCTTGGCGCCAACTTTGATTATCGCAACCAGCGATGCTAAGCCGAGCAAAACCCTGGAGCGTTTACAGGCATCGGGGGTGCGGGTAGAAATTATTGAAAATACGCCAACGCTTGAAGGCATTTTGTTTAAAGTAGAGCGAATTGCGGCGGTGTTAGGCGTGCCTGAAAAAGGGGCGCAATTAAACCTAACGATTAAGCACGACTTTGAGCAGGCGTTGGCACAGATTGAGCAACAACAAGCAGGCCTGCTTGCTAAACCACAGGGCATCTTTGTCTTGTCAGTGCGAAATGGTAATTTATCGGTGGCGGGGCAAGGTAGTCGTGCAAATGAACTTTTAAAAATGATTGGCGTTAATAACCCGGTTGAGATGCAGATTCATAATTACCAACTGCTATCAGCGGAAGCGGCCATCAATATCAACCCAGATTTTATCTTTATGTTGGAACAGGGTGTGAGTATGTCGGGTGGGCAACAAGCTGTGCTCAATAACCCGGTGTTAAAGCACACGCGGGCATTTGAACAGCAGCGTTTGATTATTATGCCCAATGATGCCTTGAGTTTTGGTCCAAGATTGGGTCAAATGGTGACCCAGGTTTTTCAACAGTGGCAGCAGGAGTCGATGATGACACCAACAGCAAACAAAAACTTCATTCAACGCGTCAACCACCAACCAGAAGGCTAA
- a CDS encoding Plug domain-containing protein, producing the protein MHQHAQRSYWPLLALTAVMIGWSASSLAQDACIQSSCLSAIQVVSTTKTERSLADVPVRTEVVSAAQVERTHAKDLNEALKYVPGLQLRPIHGKSGYGIWLQGLDANRVLVLVDGHPVSASTGSAVDTTQVAVDGRVQWVNNAQLEVERDGSDAAMTTRLRSALSYKLNSNWTAGIEGFWDYEVIKEEVEWEFDHWDLFAGPMIAYNDKTWRAAFTLMPQIMGSDERDTGKTGLHLADHEKLNARLVVARKF; encoded by the coding sequence ATGCACCAACATGCACAGCGTTCCTACTGGCCACTCCTTGCGTTGACGGCGGTTATGATCGGTTGGTCTGCCTCTAGTTTGGCACAGGATGCGTGTATCCAGTCGTCCTGCTTGTCTGCGATACAGGTGGTGAGCACAACCAAAACCGAGCGAAGTCTGGCGGATGTACCGGTGAGAACAGAAGTTGTCTCGGCAGCACAAGTTGAGCGTACTCATGCAAAAGATTTAAACGAAGCGCTGAAATATGTGCCGGGTTTACAGCTTCGCCCGATTCATGGCAAATCGGGTTATGGTATTTGGCTGCAAGGCTTGGATGCGAATCGTGTGCTGGTACTGGTAGATGGTCATCCTGTGTCGGCCAGTACGGGTTCAGCTGTTGATACCACGCAGGTCGCGGTAGATGGTCGAGTGCAGTGGGTCAATAATGCGCAGCTTGAAGTTGAGCGTGATGGCAGTGATGCAGCGATGACTACGCGCTTGCGTTCAGCGCTGAGTTATAAGCTTAATTCGAATTGGACGGCGGGTATCGAGGGTTTTTGGGATTATGAGGTGATTAAAGAAGAGGTTGAGTGGGAGTTTGATCATTGGGATTTGTTTGCAGGGCCGATGATCGCGTATAACGATAAAACCTGGCGTGCAGCCTTTACATTAATGCCCCAGATAATGGGTTCTGATGAGCGTGATACGGGTAAAACAGGTTTGCATTTGGCAGACCATGAAAAACTCAATGCGCGTCTGGTGGTTGCAAGGAAGTTTTAA
- a CDS encoding pyridoxamine 5'-phosphate oxidase family protein, whose amino-acid sequence MDTLPLQSVFKDFEKFINQRKTVILGTLNAALEAEASYAPVLRNDGKFYIYVSELAKHTHNLLENKNLTLLFIEDESEADNIFARKRATLKTQARHIARDSEGWDNIMDAYGEHLGETAKNLRNLQDFHLFELTTITGNFVRGFAQAYELSGDLLNEVRHMNDRGHGQSKLEDDDKPTRSA is encoded by the coding sequence ATGGATACTTTACCGCTACAATCTGTATTTAAAGATTTTGAAAAGTTTATCAATCAACGCAAAACCGTGATTCTTGGCACGCTCAATGCCGCCCTCGAAGCCGAGGCCAGTTATGCGCCTGTACTGAGAAACGACGGCAAGTTTTATATTTATGTATCTGAGCTGGCGAAACACACCCACAACCTGCTTGAAAACAAAAACCTAACGCTCTTGTTCATCGAAGATGAATCTGAAGCAGACAATATATTTGCACGCAAACGCGCGACACTTAAAACGCAAGCGAGACATATTGCCCGCGATTCTGAGGGTTGGGATAATATTATGGACGCCTATGGTGAGCACCTAGGTGAAACCGCTAAAAACCTACGTAACCTGCAAGATTTTCACCTGTTTGAGCTAACGACAATAACAGGAAATTTTGTACGCGGTTTCGCTCAGGCTTATGAATTAAGCGGCGACCTATTAAACGAAGTACGCCACATGAATGATCGTGGCCATGGTCAATCTAAACTTGAAGATGATGACAAGCCCACAAGGAGCGCATAA
- a CDS encoding ChuX/HutX family heme-like substrate-binding protein — MQLDELILQKQALLQSKQPVRARNAAEKMGISEAQYVALSLGDSVKMLDMTRLEELFNQLEALGELMALTRNNEVVIERKGIYQKPQVHEGAILLVNNDINLRLKVSEWALGFAVEEKGRHSLQFFDKQGIAAHKIYATELTRPRLFNELVVQFCLTDAMPRLLDPATCETPNLSESTKVDSTQVDSQTFQQAWRNLHDAHRVNALLNEFGLTRLQAYSLLSKEDAQKLGENALKSLFTQAAEGAIPLMIFVSNRCATQIFTGHVHKLLETGPWFNVLDPGFDLHMSLAGINQAWWVKKHLKPTDSDQTAQATYSVEFFNQQGEVVMFIYLKPEAKKETTLSQKWQELVLSLV, encoded by the coding sequence ATGCAACTTGATGAGCTGATACTACAAAAGCAGGCATTACTTCAAAGCAAACAGCCGGTTCGTGCACGCAATGCCGCTGAGAAAATGGGAATTAGCGAAGCGCAGTATGTGGCGCTTTCACTGGGTGATTCGGTCAAAATGCTGGATATGACCCGCCTTGAAGAGCTCTTTAATCAACTCGAAGCCCTTGGCGAGCTGATGGCGCTAACACGTAATAACGAGGTGGTGATCGAGCGCAAAGGCATTTATCAAAAACCTCAAGTCCACGAGGGTGCGATTCTTCTAGTTAACAACGACATTAACCTGCGCTTAAAGGTCAGTGAATGGGCTTTGGGGTTTGCGGTCGAAGAAAAGGGTCGGCACAGCCTACAGTTTTTTGATAAACAAGGTATAGCTGCGCATAAAATCTATGCTACCGAGCTGACCCGCCCTCGTCTATTTAATGAACTTGTCGTACAATTTTGTTTAACCGATGCCATGCCAAGGTTACTTGACCCTGCGACCTGCGAAACACCAAACCTTAGCGAGTCAACAAAGGTTGATTCAACTCAGGTCGACAGCCAGACTTTTCAGCAGGCATGGCGCAATCTTCATGATGCGCACCGCGTGAATGCCTTGTTAAATGAGTTCGGGCTGACTCGCTTACAGGCTTATTCGTTACTCTCAAAGGAGGATGCACAAAAATTAGGAGAAAATGCGCTCAAATCCTTGTTTACCCAAGCGGCTGAAGGCGCCATTCCACTGATGATTTTTGTATCCAATCGCTGTGCTACCCAAATTTTTACCGGGCATGTGCATAAACTATTGGAAACCGGCCCTTGGTTTAATGTGCTTGATCCAGGCTTTGATTTACACATGAGTCTGGCAGGCATTAACCAGGCCTGGTGGGTTAAAAAACACCTTAAACCCACTGATAGCGACCAAACAGCACAAGCCACCTATTCGGTTGAATTCTTTAATCAACAAGGAGAGGTCGTGATGTTTATCTATCTGAAACCCGAAGCAAAAAAGGAGACGACTTTGAGCCAAAAATGGCAGGAACTCGTCTTGTCATTAGTTTAA
- a CDS encoding ChuX/HutX family heme-like substrate-binding protein, translating to MLQVYLKPEFLALFYRLHELGSVRATHLSTSSNHQVIGRFRNLRNRSHLIMQFNPDIDVRLFSAKWRAVKLEKPNKSTAVLCFIDRFGESCYLVEPLEIDAITRLDQWMSEWIADQGYSPQFKTKKAPAKLRRKVDQAVLRRDWLAMTNVHQASRLIKRYANDSQAVYRHLGVDLARRLNSQCLAEFFELLIKETYPLMLFARNDSAVQCYTGCLNEMDRTEKGLYFQGVDFEGFINDGQIDALWLVRKPTSLGWVYSLNLFDHLGQEAWIFTDNRLRSQPENTDWLRLIQQAFDIN from the coding sequence ATGCTGCAGGTTTATTTAAAACCCGAATTTTTGGCTCTTTTCTATCGTTTGCATGAACTGGGCTCGGTTAGAGCCACACATTTAAGTACAAGCTCTAATCATCAGGTCATCGGGCGATTTAGGAACCTGCGTAACCGCAGTCATTTAATTATGCAATTTAATCCAGATATCGATGTTCGGTTGTTTAGCGCGAAATGGCGTGCTGTCAAGTTAGAGAAGCCTAATAAATCAACCGCAGTCTTGTGTTTTATTGATCGGTTTGGTGAGTCGTGTTATCTGGTCGAACCACTTGAAATAGATGCAATTACGCGTTTAGATCAATGGATGTCTGAGTGGATAGCTGATCAGGGCTATAGCCCGCAATTTAAAACTAAAAAAGCGCCTGCTAAGCTAAGAAGAAAAGTGGATCAAGCTGTGTTGCGCAGGGATTGGTTGGCGATGACAAATGTCCACCAAGCGAGTCGGCTGATAAAACGATACGCGAATGATTCACAAGCCGTATACCGACATTTAGGCGTGGATTTAGCTAGGCGACTAAACTCACAATGCCTAGCGGAGTTTTTTGAGCTTTTGATTAAAGAAACTTATCCTTTAATGTTGTTTGCACGAAACGACAGTGCGGTTCAGTGTTACACAGGCTGTTTAAACGAGATGGATAGAACTGAAAAGGGTTTATATTTTCAAGGTGTTGATTTTGAAGGGTTTATAAACGATGGTCAAATTGACGCGCTTTGGTTGGTGCGCAAGCCTACTTCGTTGGGTTGGGTATACAGCTTGAATCTTTTCGATCATCTGGGACAAGAAGCATGGATTTTTACGGATAATCGCTTAAGAAGTCAACCAGAAAATACCGATTGGTTGAGGCTTATACAACAAGCATTTGATATAAATTAA
- a CDS encoding TonB-dependent receptor yields MKHPAWILSLSLIPFAILADEQHSLNTITVTAPQQLNSSDAKRSNDERQFYKSYSRDTVSAERLTQQGSADVVEAISHVPGVTVNSYGAFNKKVTVRGLDGPRVGTVIDGVRIANQGMSHSGAGEINKVDLDSVSEIQVIKGSPSVVYDPGASGGMVSVKTQRASTKKGVGFKQKLGYDDGYNRQQSTTTLEAGSGRLGALIIVSQDKADDYKISGDGRDKQILINNANRDRQIRSNALNVNDLGFDAESVTVRGAAQLSDDIRLDLDWDRWRGKDMNMIHGSTIGQAGIIQYKQMDRDRASVSLAKERLAWFEGVEFKYADQRLYKLGEGSETQLDSQSYIFNSDLPIENLLLKFGGEAVFDQANTQVYSEQDYFAGFVHAEWDWHRWILSGGVRINQWATRQQLLPGTNPQVAAQLLGISGLTPEKTVSNPTWALGAVYQLTDTQNLTFNLNTTFRNPDLFERYAFGSGFIGGGVELVAESGHHLELAWKYLNPQWAMSASVFYSQFENYIATKMIREIIDQSGLNTCIEIGKCDPAKGEFNNKEADFFRQYSKYYNSPDVTNMGAELSARYQAFPHEFEAGASFNKIQSDDVFVQANAQPIKLTSGYKYQFGGNWNPWAKISAEYVTDYPKVMQTGGFDPYFTADAFAGFKKSGFTFNAGVRNLLNETYRPPYNGINALARSYFVNLTYAWHSNPKG; encoded by the coding sequence ATGAAACACCCTGCTTGGATTTTGTCACTGAGTTTAATACCGTTTGCCATTCTCGCGGATGAGCAACATAGCCTGAATACCATTACGGTTACCGCGCCTCAGCAACTTAATAGCAGCGATGCTAAGCGCAGCAATGATGAGCGCCAGTTTTACAAATCTTATAGTCGAGACACGGTGAGCGCAGAGCGTTTAACGCAGCAGGGATCTGCCGATGTGGTTGAGGCAATAAGCCATGTACCGGGTGTAACGGTTAATAGTTACGGCGCCTTCAATAAAAAAGTCACGGTACGCGGCTTAGATGGGCCAAGAGTTGGTACGGTTATCGATGGTGTGCGTATTGCCAATCAGGGAATGTCGCACTCTGGTGCGGGCGAAATCAATAAGGTCGACTTGGATTCGGTATCAGAAATTCAGGTAATTAAAGGCAGCCCTTCGGTGGTTTATGATCCAGGTGCATCGGGTGGAATGGTAAGCGTAAAAACACAACGGGCTTCAACCAAAAAGGGCGTTGGTTTTAAACAAAAGCTAGGTTATGACGACGGCTACAACCGACAGCAATCAACTACAACGCTAGAAGCAGGGAGTGGGCGCTTAGGTGCTCTAATTATTGTTAGCCAAGATAAGGCCGACGATTACAAAATAAGTGGTGATGGTCGTGATAAGCAAATACTTATTAACAATGCCAATCGTGACCGACAAATAAGAAGCAACGCCCTGAATGTAAATGATCTGGGTTTTGACGCTGAATCAGTCACTGTGCGTGGTGCAGCACAGCTAAGTGATGACATTCGATTGGATCTAGACTGGGATCGTTGGCGCGGAAAAGATATGAATATGATTCACGGTAGTACTATTGGTCAAGCAGGAATTATTCAATATAAACAAATGGATCGTGACCGTGCCAGCGTTAGCTTGGCTAAGGAACGTTTGGCATGGTTTGAAGGGGTAGAGTTTAAGTATGCTGATCAACGGTTGTACAAATTAGGCGAAGGATCTGAAACTCAGCTAGATAGCCAGAGTTATATTTTTAATTCCGATTTGCCGATTGAAAACCTCTTGCTGAAATTTGGTGGTGAAGCGGTTTTCGATCAAGCTAATACCCAGGTCTATTCTGAGCAGGATTATTTTGCTGGTTTTGTACATGCTGAATGGGATTGGCATCGATGGATTTTGAGTGGGGGTGTACGCATCAATCAATGGGCTACCCGTCAACAGCTTTTGCCTGGTACAAACCCTCAGGTTGCAGCCCAATTGCTGGGTATTTCTGGTTTAACACCTGAGAAAACAGTTTCAAATCCAACTTGGGCATTGGGGGCGGTTTATCAATTAACCGATACACAGAATTTAACCTTTAACCTCAATACGACCTTCCGTAATCCAGATCTTTTCGAACGTTATGCCTTTGGCAGTGGGTTTATTGGCGGTGGTGTAGAATTGGTGGCTGAATCAGGTCATCATTTAGAGCTGGCATGGAAGTACTTAAATCCTCAATGGGCGATGAGTGCGAGTGTGTTCTATAGCCAGTTTGAGAACTATATTGCGACCAAAATGATTCGGGAAATCATTGATCAATCGGGTTTAAATACCTGTATAGAGATTGGAAAGTGTGACCCAGCAAAAGGAGAGTTCAATAATAAAGAAGCGGACTTTTTTCGGCAATATTCCAAATATTATAACTCACCGGATGTAACCAATATGGGCGCTGAGCTTAGTGCACGTTATCAAGCCTTTCCACACGAGTTTGAAGCCGGTGCTTCGTTTAATAAAATTCAATCGGATGATGTATTTGTACAGGCCAATGCGCAGCCGATTAAATTGACTTCTGGCTACAAATACCAATTTGGAGGTAACTGGAACCCTTGGGCCAAAATAAGTGCTGAGTATGTGACGGATTATCCAAAAGTAATGCAAACGGGTGGATTTGATCCTTATTTTACAGCTGATGCGTTTGCTGGATTTAAAAAGAGCGGTTTTACTTTTAATGCAGGTGTGCGAAATCTATTAAATGAGACTTATCGTCCACCGTATAACGGTATTAACGCCCTTGCGCGTTCTTATTTTGTCAATCTTACCTATGCGTGGCATAGCAATCCAAAGGGGTAA
- a CDS encoding Ig-like domain-containing protein: MICINVGKLKPVVAVMLALGVMGMQGCLSSSSDDKNSSVIDAPAGQNFTVQTGATRTFGVVATDSEGKNLSYSIKTQPQHGAASISSEGTVTYHANNVVGSDSLVVTVTNGSYSKDVVLVISLQNDPIFDYQFYKVTNAETGNYQIVRYDPNDDNEQTNQFVVKDNVILGNQVFVMSGAIKNDAIEYTKREYAVFLDPNASSEKRTATTGETPIEYTFFKDNILKRFDADNHLNVAVIFASSSLPTSVKSQGMSVIGSDFKLYTSETDIDNSYVHLTAFDELPDLMRGEALNSKKSMPITVRISDGKVVAGRIIYPIVADSGVTKKVLINYQAASKGSDAANAERKLQLCEVDLTSCNDVSGGDGAFHLLTKNTGHIYLAKEGEESLYAFDKSAFTLTPVAGAAYPANYDANHHQVGFRGGHGGAGIFSNFYNMTGVITSLSEADTSYLLINYNLDLQDAVGIGRFAPNIDPNDSSKGRKPDVYVPKNAMLLKLTGTNAIKVYDNGTGTDLKNESDNVPLSYNLSLVAVKNGHVFVEASKFNPSSGPGSAPADFSYIQGWIDTTSGSLQTDITNKVIDTNLDFFTALRVPPVAVGDYIYVNETNPTAAATRVYNIYKMRLDTPSAPKPSSPDAIGRMYFERTAYRSNGIYDGNVLLWDRATDEVNNATTNRLMGKPRQDIDENISNVMSGTGGNFTLTGIGGLFGLHMTTGHGQPPFLVSGHVSKESSLKSVNQINGSWITD, from the coding sequence ATGATTTGTATTAATGTGGGTAAACTAAAGCCTGTTGTAGCAGTTATGCTCGCACTTGGCGTAATGGGTATGCAAGGTTGTTTAAGTAGTTCGAGTGATGATAAAAATTCAAGTGTGATTGATGCGCCTGCAGGACAAAATTTTACTGTTCAAACCGGTGCTACGAGGACTTTTGGTGTTGTTGCGACCGACAGTGAAGGCAAGAACCTGAGTTATAGCATTAAAACTCAGCCTCAGCATGGTGCGGCCAGTATTTCTAGTGAAGGAACGGTTACCTATCATGCAAATAATGTCGTGGGTTCGGATAGTTTAGTCGTAACCGTAACTAACGGGTCGTACTCAAAAGATGTTGTTCTTGTGATAAGTCTGCAAAATGATCCTATTTTTGATTACCAGTTTTATAAAGTGACAAATGCAGAAACAGGAAATTATCAGATCGTTCGCTATGACCCGAATGATGATAATGAACAAACCAATCAGTTTGTGGTTAAGGACAATGTGATTCTGGGTAATCAGGTATTTGTGATGAGTGGTGCAATAAAAAATGATGCGATTGAGTATACCAAGCGTGAATATGCTGTATTTCTTGACCCGAATGCTTCCAGTGAAAAAAGAACAGCTACAACCGGAGAAACGCCAATCGAATATACCTTCTTCAAGGACAATATTCTCAAGCGCTTTGATGCTGATAATCATTTGAATGTAGCGGTCATATTTGCAAGTTCATCACTGCCTACGTCGGTTAAATCTCAGGGTATGAGTGTGATTGGCAGTGATTTTAAACTCTATACCTCTGAAACGGATATTGACAACTCTTATGTCCACTTAACGGCTTTTGATGAATTACCCGACTTAATGAGAGGTGAAGCACTCAATTCTAAAAAATCCATGCCAATCACAGTCCGGATTTCGGATGGTAAGGTGGTTGCGGGGCGTATTATTTATCCGATTGTTGCAGATTCAGGTGTAACTAAGAAGGTGTTGATTAATTATCAAGCGGCCTCTAAAGGTTCCGACGCAGCAAATGCTGAAAGAAAATTACAACTGTGTGAGGTTGATTTAACAAGCTGTAACGATGTTTCAGGTGGTGACGGTGCTTTTCATTTGTTGACTAAAAATACGGGACATATTTACTTAGCGAAAGAGGGTGAAGAATCGCTTTATGCCTTTGACAAGTCGGCTTTTACATTGACGCCCGTAGCAGGTGCGGCTTACCCAGCCAATTATGATGCGAATCATCATCAAGTGGGTTTTCGTGGAGGACATGGGGGTGCGGGTATATTTTCAAACTTTTACAACATGACAGGGGTGATTACTTCTCTTTCCGAGGCTGATACCAGTTATCTACTTATTAACTATAACCTAGACCTACAAGATGCAGTCGGAATAGGCAGATTTGCGCCAAATATTGATCCTAATGATTCGAGTAAGGGCAGAAAACCGGATGTGTATGTTCCAAAAAATGCCATGCTTCTAAAGCTGACCGGTACAAATGCGATTAAGGTTTATGATAATGGCACGGGCACAGATTTGAAGAATGAGTCTGATAACGTCCCTCTATCCTACAACCTGTCTTTAGTCGCTGTTAAAAATGGTCACGTTTTTGTAGAGGCATCGAAGTTTAATCCCTCGTCTGGGCCTGGGTCTGCGCCAGCCGACTTTAGCTATATTCAAGGCTGGATAGATACTACAAGCGGAAGTCTTCAAACTGACATCACGAATAAGGTTATTGATACCAATCTAGACTTCTTTACTGCATTACGTGTACCTCCCGTTGCGGTTGGTGATTATATTTATGTTAACGAAACTAATCCAACAGCTGCAGCAACGCGGGTCTATAACATTTACAAAATGAGATTAGACACACCTAGTGCACCTAAACCATCAAGTCCTGATGCCATTGGGCGCATGTATTTTGAACGGACCGCCTATCGAAGTAATGGTATTTATGACGGCAATGTCTTGCTTTGGGATAGAGCTACGGATGAGGTAAATAATGCAACAACCAATCGTTTGATGGGCAAGCCGAGACAAGATATAGATGAAAATATCTCTAACGTTATGTCTGGTACAGGGGGTAACTTTACCTTAACAGGAATTGGGGGATTGTTTGGTTTGCATATGACAACAGGTCATGGTCAGCCGCCCTTCTTAGTTTCAGGGCACGTCTCTAAAGAAAGTTCATTGAAATCTGTTAACCAAATAAATGGTTCCTGGATTACCGACTAA